In Rhodoferax koreense, a genomic segment contains:
- a CDS encoding response regulator: protein MANAAGVLLVEDDPALVRFFRLATEDLGITLRVCATVAEAIVALEAEPSQLIITDLMLPGESGLVLLQRLQQTPRLRAGARLAVCSAGITAQVQGELAALGAWRQMHKPVSVQAVRDCVQEGLRLPVEEASAGSPPGDGADAWVNDEAAAVARYFAGNLALFTSFRESCLAQFPVDMESGDTALAARDAAAFRRVNHTLKSVLLSLGMTQASDCARRLELAAAEADWREAEGDWARLRGLLLSLVRP, encoded by the coding sequence ATGGCCAATGCCGCTGGCGTGCTGCTGGTCGAAGACGATCCGGCGCTCGTGCGGTTTTTTCGACTGGCGACGGAGGATCTCGGCATCACCCTGCGCGTCTGCGCCACCGTGGCGGAGGCCATCGTGGCGCTGGAGGCCGAGCCGTCGCAACTGATCATCACCGACTTGATGCTGCCCGGCGAATCCGGCCTGGTCCTGCTGCAAAGACTGCAGCAGACGCCCCGGCTGCGGGCCGGCGCCCGGCTGGCGGTCTGCAGCGCTGGGATCACGGCCCAGGTGCAGGGTGAACTGGCCGCGCTGGGCGCCTGGCGGCAAATGCACAAGCCGGTGTCGGTGCAGGCGGTGCGCGACTGCGTGCAGGAAGGGCTGCGCCTGCCCGTCGAGGAGGCCTCCGCCGGGTCCCCGCCGGGCGACGGGGCGGATGCATGGGTGAACGACGAGGCGGCTGCCGTGGCCCGGTATTTCGCTGGCAACCTGGCCCTGTTCACATCGTTTCGCGAAAGTTGCCTGGCGCAGTTTCCCGTGGACATGGAGTCCGGCGATACGGCGCTTGCCGCACGGGATGCCGCCGCTTTCCGTCGCGTCAACCACACGCTCAAATCCGTGCTGCTGTCCCTGGGCATGACCCAGGCCAGCGACTGCGCGCGCCGGCTCGAGTTGGCGGCGGCCGAGGCCGATTGGCGCGAGGCCGAAGGCGACTGGGCGCGGCTGCGCGGCCTGCTGCTTTCGCTGGTGCGGCCCTGA
- a CDS encoding methyl-accepting chemotaxis protein, translated as MQNNLPITQQEYDFPDADALVSTTDTRGFITHCNHAFVATSGYAYEELIGQPHNLIRHPDMPEAAFKDMWRTIGRGSPWTGFVKNRRKNGDHYWVLANVTPILENGKPCGYMSVRIKPSRAQVHAAEALYARLARQAKAGGHALSLEAGQVRQRGLAGWSARLHQASLTARMGVALALVGGASLLPDLMQWSGPTAALARLGILALGLGAAFAWFHLRQGEALKEAVRFAGELSGCNLLGEPRLDFPEPMGTLMRRLNQIQINLRAVVGDVRKEIAGFTASAREIAQGSLDLAGRTESQASSLEQTAASMEELSGTVRQTADTAAQMASRSDSSREVASRGEQAVRDAREAMDAIEQSSSKIGSITSVIQGIAFQTNILALNAAVEAARAGESGRGFAVVAAEVRALAQRSASAAKEIQQLTAEAAQRIAQGTERIHGAGTTLAEVMNSVRDVSAMVHQITGATQEQSLGIAQVNQAVAQLDTVTQQNAALVEESAASAGALGQSAETLQRAVGVFQMREGTPIRAASGPQVTGMRPAIPAHPRARAHAGAGAATPQVVAHRKTQPLRIGRAR; from the coding sequence ATGCAAAACAACCTTCCCATCACACAGCAGGAATACGATTTCCCGGATGCGGACGCGCTGGTCTCGACCACCGACACCCGGGGCTTCATCACCCACTGCAACCATGCCTTCGTCGCCACCTCCGGTTATGCCTACGAGGAATTGATCGGCCAGCCGCACAACCTGATCCGGCACCCCGACATGCCGGAGGCCGCTTTCAAGGACATGTGGCGCACCATCGGCCGCGGCAGCCCATGGACCGGTTTCGTGAAGAACCGCCGCAAGAACGGCGACCACTACTGGGTGCTGGCCAACGTGACGCCCATCCTCGAGAACGGCAAGCCCTGCGGCTACATGTCGGTGCGCATCAAGCCGAGCCGCGCGCAGGTGCATGCGGCCGAGGCGCTGTATGCCCGGCTCGCCCGGCAGGCCAAGGCAGGCGGGCATGCACTGTCCCTGGAGGCCGGGCAGGTGCGTCAGCGCGGCCTTGCGGGCTGGTCTGCACGGCTGCACCAGGCGTCGCTGACGGCCCGCATGGGCGTGGCGCTGGCGTTGGTCGGCGGCGCATCCCTGTTGCCCGACCTGATGCAGTGGTCGGGCCCGACGGCCGCGCTGGCACGGTTGGGTATCCTGGCCCTCGGCCTCGGCGCGGCGTTTGCGTGGTTCCATCTGCGCCAAGGCGAGGCCCTGAAGGAAGCCGTGCGGTTCGCCGGCGAGCTCTCGGGCTGCAACCTGCTGGGCGAGCCACGGCTGGACTTCCCGGAGCCGATGGGCACGCTGATGCGCCGGCTCAACCAGATCCAGATCAACCTGCGTGCCGTCGTCGGCGATGTGCGCAAGGAGATCGCCGGCTTCACCGCCTCGGCCCGCGAGATCGCGCAGGGCAGCCTCGACCTGGCCGGCCGCACCGAATCGCAAGCCAGCAGCCTGGAGCAGACGGCGGCCTCGATGGAAGAACTCTCCGGCACCGTGCGCCAGACGGCGGACACGGCCGCGCAGATGGCCAGCCGCAGCGACAGCAGCCGCGAGGTCGCCAGCCGCGGCGAGCAGGCGGTGCGGGACGCGCGCGAAGCGATGGACGCCATCGAACAGTCGTCGAGCAAGATCGGCAGCATCACTTCGGTGATCCAGGGCATTGCCTTCCAGACCAACATCCTGGCGCTGAACGCGGCCGTGGAGGCGGCGCGCGCCGGCGAAAGCGGCCGCGGCTTCGCCGTGGTGGCGGCCGAGGTTCGGGCGCTGGCGCAACGCAGCGCGAGCGCGGCCAAGGAGATCCAGCAACTCACCGCCGAGGCCGCGCAGCGCATCGCCCAGGGCACGGAACGCATCCATGGCGCCGGCACGACGCTGGCCGAGGTGATGAACTCGGTGCGCGACGTGTCGGCGATGGTGCACCAGATCACCGGGGCCACCCAGGAGCAGTCGCTCGGCATCGCGCAGGTGAACCAGGCCGTGGCGCAGCTGGACACCGTGACGCAGCAGAATGCCGCACTGGTGGAGGAGTCCGCCGCTTCGGCGGGCGCACTGGGTCAGAGCGCCGAGACGCTGCAGCGCGCGGTCGGTGTGTTCCAGATGCGGGAGGGCACGCCCATCCGCGCAGCATCGGGCCCGCAGGTCACCGGAATGCGTCCGGCCATCCCGGCCCATCCCCGAGCCCGGGCCCATGCGGGCGCGGGCGCCGCGACGCCCCAGGTCGTCGCGCACAGGAAGACCCAGCCGCTGCGCATCGGCCGCGCCCGCTGA
- a CDS encoding PAS domain-containing sensor histidine kinase, with protein sequence MKPGQTPPAQEIQSGFAHSEARLKALFESAMDGIVTIDATQRIVMFNKAAEHMFRCDAATALGQPITRFMPERFRAHHESYVENFGTTGVTMRRMGRIGAISGLRADGEEFPIEASISQVDLDGHKLFTVILRDVTERVRDEQRLREQQETLAAVIDAASDAVVSCDKDGLIVLFNPAAERIFGRTAASMLGQPLDVLMPGRYRDRHGGDLQGFVDSEVTRRAMGAGRVKGVRSDGEELELEASISRSVVNGRLTLTAILRDVTQRARAEAALLRYQSELSDLTQRLMHQEKETTRQLAQALHDQLGQTLTAIRLTFDATPVRSTGSTSADPASQRLGQLIDQAIREVRQVLVDLRPPLLDDHGLAAALDNELQSRDRLLAGVDLLLEVEPEVARLRWPADIEYAAFMVAREATSNAIQHARASLVRVVLTGGERRFRVEVIDDGQGWPLNAQNARPGHLGVVGMRERALAIGAHFTVKPNAGGGTLVCLDWEESS encoded by the coding sequence TTGAAACCCGGTCAGACCCCGCCCGCCCAGGAGATCCAGTCCGGGTTCGCGCACAGCGAAGCCAGGCTCAAGGCCTTGTTCGAGTCGGCGATGGACGGCATCGTGACGATCGATGCCACGCAGCGCATCGTGATGTTCAACAAGGCCGCCGAACACATGTTCCGCTGCGACGCCGCCACGGCGCTCGGACAACCCATCACCCGTTTCATGCCGGAACGCTTCCGCGCCCATCACGAGAGCTATGTCGAGAACTTCGGCACCACCGGTGTCACCATGCGCCGGATGGGCCGCATCGGCGCCATCAGCGGCCTGCGGGCCGACGGCGAGGAATTCCCCATCGAGGCGTCGATCTCCCAGGTCGATCTGGACGGCCACAAGCTGTTCACCGTGATTCTGCGCGATGTGACCGAGCGCGTGCGCGACGAGCAGCGCCTGCGCGAGCAGCAGGAGACCCTGGCGGCCGTCATCGATGCGGCCAGCGATGCGGTGGTCAGCTGCGACAAGGACGGACTGATCGTGCTGTTCAATCCGGCGGCCGAACGCATCTTCGGCCGCACGGCCGCCAGCATGCTGGGCCAGCCGCTGGACGTGCTGATGCCGGGCCGCTACCGCGACCGCCACGGCGGCGACCTGCAGGGCTTCGTCGACTCCGAGGTCACGCGACGCGCCATGGGGGCCGGACGGGTCAAGGGTGTGCGCTCCGACGGCGAGGAGCTGGAGCTCGAGGCCTCGATCTCGCGCTCCGTGGTCAACGGTCGGCTCACGCTCACGGCCATCCTGCGCGACGTGACCCAGCGCGCCCGCGCCGAGGCCGCGCTGCTGCGCTACCAGAGCGAGCTGTCCGACCTGACCCAGCGGCTCATGCACCAGGAAAAGGAAACCACCCGGCAACTGGCGCAGGCGCTGCACGACCAGCTGGGCCAGACCTTGACGGCCATCCGTCTCACCTTCGACGCCACCCCGGTGCGGTCGACGGGTTCGACGAGCGCCGACCCGGCCAGCCAGCGGCTGGGCCAGCTCATCGACCAGGCCATCCGCGAGGTGCGCCAGGTGCTGGTCGACCTGCGTCCGCCGTTGCTGGACGACCACGGCCTGGCCGCCGCGCTCGACAATGAACTGCAGTCGCGCGACCGCCTGCTCGCCGGTGTCGACCTGCTGCTCGAAGTCGAACCCGAGGTCGCGCGGCTGCGCTGGCCGGCGGACATCGAATACGCCGCCTTCATGGTGGCGCGCGAGGCCACGTCCAACGCAATCCAGCACGCGCGTGCGAGCCTGGTGCGCGTGGTGCTCACCGGTGGCGAGCGGCGGTTCCGCGTGGAAGTCATCGACGACGGACAGGGCTGGCCGCTGAATGCGCAGAACGCGCGGCCCGGGCATCTGGGCGTGGTCGGCATGCGCGAGCGGGCGCTGGCCATCGGCGCGCATTTCACCGTCAAACCGAACGCCGGCGGCGGCACCCTGGTGTGCCTCGACTGGGAGGAGTCCTCTTGA
- a CDS encoding response regulator, giving the protein MSTLYLVDDHLMVREGLRAVLQIAGHEVVGETADPTVAVAEILRLGPQVLLLDLSLGGRSGFEVLVELQRRAASVRTVVLTMSAQPQHVAEAMRLGAVGYVLKGAPSSEMLRAVEVVLQGRRYLGQEVADLAVQALTGNSDADPFAGLSPRERQIVVMVVKGSSSAAIGRELHLSPKTIDTYRSRLMNKLGTANVTALVRLAMRHQLLGVDAS; this is encoded by the coding sequence TTGAGCACGCTCTATCTTGTGGACGACCACCTCATGGTGCGCGAAGGCTTGCGCGCGGTGTTGCAGATCGCCGGCCACGAGGTGGTGGGGGAGACCGCCGACCCGACGGTGGCGGTGGCCGAGATCCTGCGGCTGGGCCCCCAGGTGTTGCTGCTCGACCTGAGCCTGGGGGGGCGCTCGGGCTTCGAAGTGCTCGTCGAACTGCAGCGCCGTGCCGCGAGCGTGCGCACCGTGGTGCTCACCATGTCCGCCCAGCCGCAGCACGTGGCCGAGGCCATGCGGCTGGGGGCGGTGGGCTACGTGCTCAAGGGCGCCCCGTCGAGCGAGATGCTGCGCGCCGTCGAGGTGGTGCTGCAGGGCCGGCGCTACCTGGGCCAGGAGGTGGCCGATCTGGCCGTGCAGGCGCTCACCGGCAACTCGGACGCCGATCCGTTCGCCGGGCTGTCGCCGCGGGAGCGTCAGATCGTGGTGATGGTGGTGAAGGGCTCTTCCAGCGCGGCCATCGGGCGTGAGCTGCACCTCTCGCCCAAGACCATCGACACCTACCGCAGCCGCCTCATGAACAAGCTGGGGACCGCCAATGTCACGGCGCTGGTGCGCCTGGCCATGCGGCACCAGTTGCTTGGCGTGGACGCTTCCTGA
- a CDS encoding putative bifunctional diguanylate cyclase/phosphodiesterase, protein MPYEKTSAVAVPQLPLENLGDVASMMLQAMQESPAPMMLTNATGDILRVNTAFEQATGYAFAELAGRNPSLLKSGLQGTGFYRSMWSQLRRTGRWQGEIWNRRKDGRLFQEHLSIIALRGTEGNPDYYLGTYAAQAPRGASRDRSRDGATDATTGLPSRQAFAGAADRLCGRHGVVHVLALDIDGFTELNELHGLESGDAVLRQMALRCTEVAAANGRAAVVARVGPDEFAIALAGCRTRGGEEIDAVQPFAARLYARMAMPFDLGSGQSLHVSVSVGLASLVRGCGTATEALLHASVARQQAVPGLPTLQRYEDQDGQRRMAIALREAVRLEQITLAYQPKVALATGRLAGVEALARWVLPDGTAVPPSEFIPLAERRGLIGALGDSVMDTALAQIRAWCDDGLPAPVVAVNFSALQFQRENPTQRLALAMDRHGVPAGLLELELTESLLIGDIDVVMQSLRTFRDLGVTLSIDDFGTGYSSLAYLRRFPIQYLKIDRQFVSAMASDTSACEIVRLIVEMAHRLNLRCIAEGIETVAQLELLKAMGCDEGQGFLLARPMPPLAMDEVLAGRLPWAHLFDGEAAATQPVRAGEAHGTVVERRSVSCATD, encoded by the coding sequence ATGCCCTACGAAAAGACCAGCGCCGTCGCCGTGCCCCAGCTTCCTCTGGAGAATCTGGGGGACGTCGCCAGCATGATGCTGCAGGCCATGCAGGAATCGCCAGCGCCGATGATGTTGACCAACGCCACGGGTGACATCCTGCGTGTCAATACCGCCTTCGAGCAGGCTACCGGCTACGCATTCGCGGAGCTCGCCGGCCGCAACCCGAGCCTGCTCAAGTCCGGGCTGCAGGGGACCGGTTTCTACCGCAGCATGTGGTCGCAGTTGCGGCGCACCGGGCGCTGGCAGGGCGAAATCTGGAACCGCCGCAAGGACGGCCGGCTGTTCCAGGAACATCTCTCCATCATTGCGTTGCGCGGCACAGAAGGCAACCCCGACTATTACCTCGGCACCTATGCCGCGCAGGCGCCGCGCGGGGCCAGCCGGGACCGAAGCCGCGACGGCGCCACCGACGCCACGACCGGCCTTCCGAGCCGGCAGGCCTTTGCGGGCGCGGCCGACCGGCTGTGTGGCCGACACGGCGTGGTGCACGTGCTCGCGCTCGACATCGATGGCTTCACCGAACTCAACGAGTTGCATGGCCTGGAGTCTGGCGATGCGGTCTTGCGCCAGATGGCCCTGCGCTGCACCGAGGTGGCCGCCGCGAACGGCCGGGCAGCGGTGGTCGCCCGGGTCGGCCCCGATGAATTCGCCATCGCCCTGGCCGGTTGCCGTACCCGGGGCGGCGAGGAGATCGATGCGGTGCAGCCTTTCGCGGCCCGCCTCTACGCCAGGATGGCCATGCCCTTCGACCTCGGAAGCGGGCAAAGCCTGCACGTGTCCGTCAGCGTGGGTCTGGCCTCGCTGGTGCGCGGCTGCGGCACGGCAACCGAGGCGCTGCTGCATGCCTCGGTGGCGCGCCAGCAGGCGGTCCCCGGCTTGCCCACGCTGCAGCGCTACGAAGACCAGGACGGCCAGCGGCGCATGGCGATCGCGCTGCGCGAAGCCGTTCGGCTGGAACAGATCACGCTGGCCTACCAGCCCAAGGTGGCGCTGGCCACCGGGCGGCTGGCCGGTGTGGAAGCGCTCGCGCGCTGGGTGCTGCCCGACGGCACGGCCGTGCCGCCTTCGGAATTCATTCCCCTGGCCGAGCGGCGCGGACTCATCGGGGCACTCGGCGACAGCGTGATGGACACCGCGCTCGCGCAGATCCGCGCGTGGTGCGACGACGGCCTGCCGGCGCCGGTGGTGGCCGTCAATTTCTCGGCGCTGCAGTTCCAGCGCGAAAACCCGACCCAGCGCCTGGCACTGGCCATGGACCGGCATGGCGTGCCTGCCGGGCTGCTGGAGCTGGAGCTCACCGAATCGCTGCTGATCGGCGACATCGATGTGGTGATGCAATCGCTGCGCACCTTCCGCGATCTCGGCGTGACGTTGAGCATCGACGACTTCGGCACGGGCTATTCGTCGCTGGCCTATCTGCGCCGCTTCCCCATCCAGTACCTGAAGATCGACCGGCAATTCGTCTCGGCCATGGCCAGCGACACCAGCGCCTGCGAGATCGTTCGGCTGATCGTGGAGATGGCGCACCGCCTCAACCTGCGCTGCATCGCCGAGGGCATCGAAACCGTGGCGCAGCTCGAATTGCTCAAGGCCATGGGCTGCGACGAAGGCCAGGGCTTCCTGCTGGCGCGGCCGATGCCGCCGTTGGCGATGGACGAGGTGTTGGCCGGCCGGCTGCCGTGGGCGCATCTGTTCGATGGCGAGGCGGCCGCGACGCAACCCGTACGGGCCGGCGAGGCGCACGGCACCGTCGTCGAAAGAAGGAGCGTCTCGTGTGCAACCGACTGA
- a CDS encoding universal stress protein: MKILLAVDGSDYTKRMTEYLASHAWLVSGNAFTVLTTVLPVPHRAAAFVGTETVKLYYTDDARLVLDPVRDFLQSHGVQAEYVYKVGHPAQEIARYAEENGFDLVMMGSHGHGLVKNLVMGSVATKVLAQCKVPLLLVR; this comes from the coding sequence ATGAAGATCCTCCTGGCTGTCGACGGCAGCGACTACACCAAGCGCATGACCGAATACCTGGCCTCCCACGCCTGGCTCGTCTCTGGCAACGCGTTCACCGTACTCACCACCGTGCTGCCGGTGCCGCACCGGGCGGCCGCCTTCGTCGGCACGGAGACGGTCAAGCTGTACTACACCGATGACGCGCGCCTGGTGCTCGACCCGGTGCGCGATTTCCTGCAATCCCACGGCGTCCAGGCCGAATACGTCTACAAGGTGGGCCATCCCGCGCAGGAGATCGCGCGGTATGCCGAGGAAAATGGTTTCGACCTGGTCATGATGGGCTCGCACGGACATGGTCTGGTGAAGAACCTGGTCATGGGGTCGGTGGCCACCAAGGTGCTTGCGCAATGCAAGGTGCCCCTGCTGCTGGTGCGTTGA
- a CDS encoding TraR/DksA family transcriptional regulator — protein MDRPIDHTEVLRWLEARSDELRAEIAAAQRLPDRSHEVGDFKDEATDSLASTVSGAEVERDLAELRDNEHTLAIIRQGRYGLCEDCAEPIEAARLQARPASTRCLACQEAAERRPQAAGS, from the coding sequence ATGGACAGGCCGATCGATCACACCGAGGTGCTGCGCTGGCTTGAGGCGCGCAGCGACGAGTTGCGCGCCGAGATCGCTGCGGCGCAGCGGCTGCCCGACAGGAGCCATGAGGTGGGCGACTTCAAGGACGAGGCAACGGACAGCCTCGCGTCGACGGTGTCCGGTGCCGAGGTCGAGCGCGACCTGGCCGAACTGCGTGACAACGAACACACGCTGGCGATCATCCGCCAGGGCCGGTACGGCCTGTGCGAGGACTGCGCAGAGCCGATCGAAGCCGCGCGTCTGCAAGCCCGGCCCGCGTCCACACGCTGCCTGGCCTGCCAGGAGGCAGCCGAACGCCGTCCTCAGGCCGCGGGCAGCTGA